A window of the Isosphaera pallida ATCC 43644 genome harbors these coding sequences:
- a CDS encoding glycosyltransferase family 2 protein gives MNSRPVTAADALPPLANGHANATPPLGRGSLSVVLPVYNERDNLESLDAEIRRVLHAMGRPCEIIYVDDCSTDDSFAVLQRLAAEGDSTIPTIAARLNRNYGQTAAMSAGFELARGEIILPLDADGQNDPADIPRLVERLERDGVDVVSGWRRQRRDKTITRVLPSRIANWMIGRASGVKLHDYGCTLKAYRACYLKQLRLYGDMHRFIPLYLGILGAKVVEQEVNHRPRRAGVSKYGPSRIFKVLFDLFLIRFMTRYQTKPMHFFGQTAQAFLTATGLVFVFMVALKYGLVAAAFGVDWSPTFIETPLPGLAATFFLGAVMSIFFGILAEILIRVRFESNDARPYALAEVIASASPTPTTLEPEPKPENCPLNRS, from the coding sequence ATGAACTCGCGTCCCGTTACCGCCGCCGACGCTCTGCCCCCCCTTGCCAACGGCCACGCCAACGCCACGCCCCCTTTAGGACGCGGCTCGCTGTCGGTGGTGCTGCCGGTGTATAACGAACGCGACAACCTCGAATCGCTTGACGCCGAGATTCGTCGTGTCCTTCACGCGATGGGACGGCCCTGCGAAATCATCTACGTGGATGACTGCTCCACCGACGACTCCTTCGCGGTGCTTCAACGGTTGGCTGCCGAAGGCGATTCAACCATCCCTACGATCGCCGCCCGGCTCAACCGCAACTACGGCCAGACCGCCGCGATGTCGGCCGGGTTCGAGCTGGCCCGCGGCGAGATTATCCTGCCCCTGGATGCCGATGGCCAAAACGACCCTGCCGACATTCCCAGGTTGGTCGAGCGTCTGGAGCGCGACGGGGTCGATGTGGTCTCCGGCTGGCGTCGCCAACGTCGAGACAAGACCATCACGCGGGTTTTGCCCAGCCGCATCGCCAACTGGATGATCGGCCGAGCCTCCGGCGTCAAGCTGCACGACTACGGTTGCACCCTCAAAGCCTACCGCGCCTGTTACCTCAAGCAGTTGCGCCTCTACGGCGACATGCACCGGTTCATTCCCTTATATCTCGGTATTCTGGGAGCCAAGGTGGTCGAGCAGGAGGTCAACCACCGTCCCCGACGCGCGGGGGTGAGCAAATACGGGCCTAGCCGGATCTTCAAGGTCTTGTTCGACCTGTTCCTGATCCGCTTCATGACCCGCTACCAAACTAAGCCGATGCACTTCTTCGGCCAAACGGCCCAGGCATTCCTAACCGCCACGGGGTTGGTGTTCGTCTTCATGGTGGCGCTCAAATACGGACTGGTGGCGGCAGCCTTCGGGGTGGACTGGAGCCCGACCTTCATCGAGACACCGCTGCCAGGTCTCGCCGCGACCTTCTTCCTGGGCGCGGTCATGTCGATCTTCTTCGGCATCCTCGCTGAGATTCTGATTCGCGTGCGGTTCGAGTCCAACGACGCGCGCCCCTACGCCCTGGCGGAGGTCATCGCCTCAGCCTCACCCACGCCCACGACACTGGAACCAGAACCAAAACCGGAAAACTGCCCGCTCAACCGGTCTTGA
- a CDS encoding heavy metal translocating P-type ATPase, translating to MGVARTQLTLPKPLDARRIGSLKHDLERLPGVLAVEFDWEAQRLWVDHLDDPCEASWSDRLRHQLEMADSVAPCPSTWSSSPPVACRAESSSASPPATPRALPGLNVVTPPPVDPGVGERAHARRAQLRLIRAGLGGLVLVASAFAPSPAWQRLGQAFAIVVGLVEIAPAAWLATRQRRLGIHALVVAAILGALVLGEWNEAAALALLFAVSEALETLTLQRARDSIRALLAQTPTTANRLVPASESASNSSPDSAFQLETVPAASIRPGERIRVRAGEAVPLDGRIVAGYTQVDQRALTGESVPVAKHPGDEVFAGSINGEGSIDLVVSRDHHHTLLAGILERVRAARVRRAPVERSVERFASWYTPAVFGVAVALMLLPPLVVLAQGGVPVWSDWFFRGLVALIVACPCALVIATPVAVVRGLTLAARRGILIKDGDALEALGKLRLLAFDKTGTLTRDRLQVAGIHAAPSVGDPDWILRIAASLGDHSSHPLGRSLADHARARGLELLEVHHARTIPGVGVEAELDGQSYWLGSPRVLDERERDQVRRGWPDLFQPSAVEGPVVLVGSRAEGVLGWVRFHDQERPEARRALDRLRDQGLIPWMISGDSQAVAARMGERLGFPPEQIRAEVAPGHKADLIETLRDQYGPIGMVGDGVNDTPALASATVGIAAHRLASGAALETADVVLLAEDLTRLPWLIDLSRGTLARIYQNIRIALGLKAAVLGLAALGWASLWLAILADVGATVLVVANALRDLGIDRDPIR from the coding sequence ATGGGCGTCGCTCGGACCCAACTGACGCTCCCGAAACCGCTCGACGCTCGGCGGATCGGCTCGTTGAAACATGACCTCGAGCGGCTTCCCGGCGTTCTGGCGGTGGAGTTTGATTGGGAAGCGCAGCGGCTTTGGGTGGACCATCTCGACGATCCGTGCGAGGCATCGTGGTCCGACCGCTTGCGTCATCAGCTGGAAATGGCCGACTCGGTCGCACCTTGCCCGTCCACCTGGTCGTCTTCGCCGCCGGTTGCCTGCCGTGCTGAATCCTCCTCGGCTTCCCCTCCCGCCACGCCTCGGGCGCTGCCGGGCTTGAACGTGGTGACCCCGCCGCCGGTGGATCCCGGCGTTGGCGAGCGCGCTCACGCCCGCCGAGCCCAGCTGCGTTTGATTCGAGCGGGTCTCGGCGGGTTGGTGCTGGTGGCCTCGGCTTTCGCTCCGAGTCCGGCATGGCAACGTTTGGGTCAGGCTTTCGCCATCGTGGTGGGTTTGGTCGAGATCGCTCCCGCCGCCTGGCTGGCCACTCGCCAACGCCGCTTGGGCATCCACGCTTTGGTCGTCGCCGCTATCCTCGGAGCTTTGGTCCTGGGAGAGTGGAATGAGGCCGCCGCGCTCGCCTTGCTGTTCGCGGTTTCCGAAGCGCTTGAGACCCTGACGCTTCAACGCGCTCGGGATTCGATCCGGGCGTTGTTAGCGCAAACTCCCACCACCGCCAATCGACTCGTGCCAGCTTCGGAGTCGGCTTCCAACTCTTCCCCTGATTCAGCGTTCCAACTCGAAACCGTGCCCGCCGCGTCGATCCGTCCCGGCGAACGGATACGAGTCCGCGCTGGGGAGGCGGTTCCCCTGGACGGACGCATCGTGGCGGGCTACACCCAGGTTGATCAGCGCGCGTTGACGGGCGAATCGGTTCCGGTTGCCAAGCATCCTGGCGATGAGGTCTTCGCTGGCTCGATTAACGGCGAGGGTTCGATCGACCTGGTGGTGTCGCGGGACCACCACCACACCTTGCTGGCCGGTATCCTCGAACGGGTCCGTGCGGCGCGGGTCCGTCGCGCTCCCGTGGAGCGCTCGGTCGAGCGGTTCGCCTCCTGGTACACGCCGGCGGTCTTCGGTGTGGCCGTGGCCCTCATGCTCCTGCCACCGTTGGTGGTCCTCGCCCAAGGCGGCGTGCCAGTCTGGAGCGACTGGTTCTTCCGGGGTCTGGTCGCCCTGATCGTCGCTTGTCCGTGCGCTTTGGTAATCGCCACCCCGGTGGCGGTGGTCCGCGGCCTGACCCTGGCGGCCCGCCGTGGCATTCTGATCAAAGACGGCGACGCCCTGGAGGCGCTAGGGAAGCTGCGTTTGCTAGCCTTCGATAAAACCGGCACCCTCACCCGCGACCGCTTGCAAGTCGCTGGAATCCACGCTGCGCCCAGTGTTGGAGACCCCGACTGGATTTTGCGAATCGCCGCGAGTCTGGGCGACCACAGCAGCCATCCCCTGGGACGCTCGCTGGCCGACCACGCCCGCGCGCGGGGTCTGGAACTTCTGGAGGTCCACCACGCCCGGACGATTCCCGGCGTCGGCGTCGAAGCCGAACTCGACGGCCAATCCTACTGGCTCGGCTCTCCCCGCGTCCTGGACGAACGCGAACGCGACCAGGTGCGTCGCGGTTGGCCCGACCTTTTCCAACCCAGCGCAGTCGAAGGGCCCGTCGTGCTGGTCGGCTCGCGCGCCGAGGGGGTCCTGGGTTGGGTCCGCTTTCACGACCAGGAGCGTCCCGAAGCACGCCGCGCCCTGGATCGCCTACGCGACCAAGGCCTCATCCCCTGGATGATTTCGGGAGACTCCCAGGCCGTCGCCGCCCGCATGGGGGAACGCCTGGGATTCCCCCCCGAGCAAATCCGCGCCGAGGTCGCCCCTGGACACAAAGCCGACCTGATCGAGACCCTGCGCGATCAATACGGCCCCATCGGCATGGTAGGGGACGGGGTCAACGATACCCCGGCCCTGGCCTCGGCCACGGTGGGCATCGCTGCCCACCGTCTGGCCTCCGGCGCAGCTCTGGAGACTGCCGACGTCGTTCTACTAGCCGAAGACCTGACCCGTCTGCCCTGGCTGATCGACCTCAGCCGCGGCACATTGGCCCGAATTTATCAGAATATCCGAATCGCTTTGGGACTTAAGGCCGCCGTGCTGGGTCTGGCCGCCCTGGGCTGGGCCTCGCTTTGGCTGGCGATCCTGGCGGACGTGGGCGCAACGGTGTTGGTAGTTGCCAACGCCTTGCGTGACCTGGGGATCGACCGCGACCCGATCCGCTGA